CAATCGTGCCAGGAGGTTTTGCCGTAATATCATATACTACGCGATTCACCTGGTCGACTTCAGACGTAATGCGGGTACTGATTTTCTCCAGTACATCCCAAGGTATACGAGCCCAGTCCGCTGTCATCCCATCCACTGAATGAACCGCTCTGATACCGATCGCATAATCATAGGAGCGCTGTTCATTTCGGACACCGACACTGCGGATATTCGGCAGCACTGCGAAGTATTGCCAAATCGAACGGTCCAAGCCTGCTTTCGCAATTTCATCACGTAAAATGAAGTCAGCATCACGAACGATTTCCAGCTTGTCTTCTGTGATCTCACCAAGTACACGAACTCCGAGACCCGGTCCAGGGAATGGCTGACGGTTCACGATTTCTTCCGGCAAGCCCAATTCCGCTCCAACTGCACGCACTTCATCTTTGAATAAAGCACGAAGCGGCTCAATCAGCTCGAAATCCATATCTTCAGGCAGGCCGCCTACATTATGGTGAGACTTGATAGTGGCAGATGTAGCAGTTCCGCTTTCGATAATGTCTGCATAAATCGTACCTTGCGCTAAAAATTTAATACCATCCAGTTTAGCGGATTCCTCATCAAACACGTAAATAAATTCATTACCGATAATCTTACGTTTTTGTTCAGGTTCTGTAACACCCGCCAGCTTGTCCAGGAAACGTTTGCGCGCATCCACTTTAATGAAGTGCATGCTGAATTGTTCACTGAAAGTCTTGACAACACTCTCGACTTCCCCTTTACGGAGCAAGCCGTGATCGACAAAGATACATGTCAGCTGATCGCCGATCGCCCGGTCGATTAAAGCAGCAACGACAGAAGAATCTACTCCGCCGCTCAGTGCGCATAATACTTTGCGGTCACCTACTGTCGAACGGATCTTCTCCACTTCGATCTCGATGAATCGTTCCATAGTCCAATCGCCCTTGGCTTTACAGATTTCAAAAACGAAGTGCCGTAAAAAATCTTTGCCGTGTTCTGAACGGTGCTCTTCGGGATGGAATTGAATTGCATAGATCTGTTGTGCGTCGTTGGAAACAGCGACGATATTACCTTCAGAGTCCGTTGCTGAAGACGTGAACCCATCTGGTAATTGTGCTACATGAGCACTGTCTTTCACCCAAACGTTCTGCTTCTCTGTTTGTCCCGCGAACAATGCAGATGTGGTATCCACTGTAACCAATTCTTCTTTTCCTTCGCCGTCCGCATTCACTTCCACTGTACCGCCCAAATGCTCGATGATAAGCTGCGTTCCGTAACTGATGCCCAGCACCGGGATACCAAGTTTTAATATTTCCGGATTAATATCATACGCTGCTGCATCTCCTGCAGAAGCTGTACCCCCGGAAAGCACGATACCGACCGGATTCATTTCTTTCAATTCCTCAACAGTCGTTGTATGCGCATGTAACTCACTGTACACACCAAATTCACGGATCGTACGCGTGAAGAGCTGATTATACTGACTGCCGTAATCGAGAACCACAATTTTTTCTTGTTCGACTAACAAAGGAGCATTTGACAACTGATCCACCTCTTCCAATTTTTTAGTGCTGATTCATGCCTCAACTACAAAAGACGCGTAAGAAAGTCAACTTTCCACGCGTCTCTTCCGCCAAAGAATACGATTCATGCTATACGATGACGATTGACGTTCAGTAGTGCAAAATATGCCGAGGTCATATCAAATATTGATTCGATACATATTTTACGCATATTTCGCTAAAAAATCAACATGTTGTACTAATAATTAAATCTTCCCACACTTCATTTAACTTATCCCAATCCTGCGATTTCCAGTCGTTGCCGTAAATTCCTTTTTCATAGGCTGCTGTTAAGACCGACATGCGTTCTCCGCCGTAACGTTCATCCACTTGGTTTGCATAGTTTGAAAGTGTCATGCCGGCTTCTTTCGGCATGCCGGTACGGTCGAGCTGCCGCAATAATTGTCTATATTGCTGTTCAAACTTCTCTCGTCCATTCGGCTGAGCACGTAATTGTCTGACATGCCACCCAGGCAGCCAGCCGCTTCGTTTACTAAATACGACAATACCTGCAACGGCGGATGCGACCAGAAGCGACACATACAGCCACCACTTAGTGAAGAGCCATACCAGCTTCTCTTTCAGTTCGTTAAAAAATGGCGCCGGCTGTCCTTGCTGCTTTTGGAATTCTTTCTGCTTTTCCGCTGCCGGCTGGACAGGCTTTTGGATTTCCTCTTCTTCTTGGCTGTCATTTGGCATGTCATATGTAATATCAGTCGGGTGCGTAAAACCGATGGTCGGCTCAAACGGCATCCAGCCAATTTCCGGTATATACGCTTCCACCCACGAATGTGCTTCGTCGTTGGTTACACGATATACAC
The Sporosarcina sp. P33 genome window above contains:
- the guaA gene encoding glutamine-hydrolyzing GMP synthase, which codes for MSNAPLLVEQEKIVVLDYGSQYNQLFTRTIREFGVYSELHAHTTTVEELKEMNPVGIVLSGGTASAGDAAAYDINPEILKLGIPVLGISYGTQLIIEHLGGTVEVNADGEGKEELVTVDTTSALFAGQTEKQNVWVKDSAHVAQLPDGFTSSATDSEGNIVAVSNDAQQIYAIQFHPEEHRSEHGKDFLRHFVFEICKAKGDWTMERFIEIEVEKIRSTVGDRKVLCALSGGVDSSVVAALIDRAIGDQLTCIFVDHGLLRKGEVESVVKTFSEQFSMHFIKVDARKRFLDKLAGVTEPEQKRKIIGNEFIYVFDEESAKLDGIKFLAQGTIYADIIESGTATSATIKSHHNVGGLPEDMDFELIEPLRALFKDEVRAVGAELGLPEEIVNRQPFPGPGLGVRVLGEITEDKLEIVRDADFILRDEIAKAGLDRSIWQYFAVLPNIRSVGVRNEQRSYDYAIGIRAVHSVDGMTADWARIPWDVLEKISTRITSEVDQVNRVVYDITAKPPGTIEWE